The following proteins are co-located in the Desulfovibrio intestinalis genome:
- the grdD gene encoding glycine/sarcosine/betaine reductase complex component C subunit alpha, producing MASQDNKRAILGKALEDLVTRARSGREPCRIGLMAAGGEHSDTEFLSAAATAMKEDASLTVVGVGPRPAGLIPAGMDWIETGCDGGELAAGMEKAMEEGRIQGAVALHYPFPLGVTTVGRILTPALGKAMFVACTTGMSASQRQQALLRNAVLGMAVAKAMGLTSPSLGVLNVDAAPQVLRALNRMAERGYELRFGQSVRGDGGSLLRGNDLLRGAVDVCVMDTLTGNVLMKLFGAFTSGGAYETTGWGYGPSVGEGWNRVVSIISRASGAPVIANALAYTAAAVRSNLPAVVAEELRRAKAAGLDEELAAFEKAGATPMAEVQAPPAEPTDEEIHGVDVLDLEQAVCCLWKEKIYAEAAMGCTGPVVKLAAANLEKAREILTAAGYM from the coding sequence ATGGCTAGTCAAGACAACAAGCGCGCCATCCTTGGCAAGGCTCTTGAGGATCTGGTGACGCGGGCGCGTAGCGGGCGCGAACCGTGCCGCATCGGCCTCATGGCTGCTGGCGGCGAGCATTCTGATACCGAATTTCTTTCGGCTGCCGCTACGGCCATGAAAGAAGACGCTTCTTTGACTGTGGTCGGAGTTGGCCCACGGCCTGCGGGACTTATACCTGCAGGCATGGACTGGATTGAAACGGGCTGCGACGGCGGCGAATTGGCCGCAGGTATGGAAAAAGCCATGGAAGAGGGACGCATTCAGGGTGCTGTGGCCCTGCACTATCCCTTCCCCCTGGGAGTGACCACAGTAGGCCGCATCCTGACCCCTGCTCTGGGCAAGGCCATGTTTGTAGCCTGCACCACAGGCATGAGCGCGTCCCAGAGGCAACAGGCGCTGCTGCGCAACGCTGTTCTGGGCATGGCTGTGGCCAAGGCTATGGGGCTTACGTCGCCCTCGCTGGGCGTGCTCAATGTAGACGCGGCTCCGCAGGTGCTGCGAGCGCTGAACCGTATGGCAGAACGCGGCTATGAACTTCGTTTTGGACAGAGCGTCAGGGGCGACGGAGGCTCGTTGCTGCGAGGCAATGACCTTTTACGCGGCGCTGTGGACGTGTGCGTTATGGATACGCTCACGGGTAACGTGCTTATGAAGCTCTTTGGCGCGTTTACCTCTGGTGGAGCCTATGAAACCACAGGCTGGGGCTACGGCCCCTCGGTGGGCGAAGGCTGGAACCGGGTGGTGAGCATCATATCCCGCGCTTCGGGCGCTCCGGTCATTGCCAACGCCCTGGCGTACACAGCCGCTGCCGTGCGCAGCAACCTGCCCGCTGTGGTGGCTGAGGAGCTGCGCCGGGCCAAAGCCGCCGGACTGGACGAAGAACTGGCTGCCTTTGAAAAGGCCGGGGCGACCCCGATGGCTGAAGTGCAGGCTCCGCCTGCTGAACCCACGGACGAGGAAATTCACGGTGTTGACGTGCTGGACCTTGAACAGGCGGTATGCTGCTTGTGGAAGGAAAAAATATACGCCGAGGCGGCTATGGGCTGCACCGGGCCTGTGGTCAAGCTGGCCGCGGCCAATCTTGAGAAGGCCCGTGAAATCCTGACAGCCGCCGGGTACATGTAA